In Lysinibacillus sp. FSL M8-0337, the following proteins share a genomic window:
- the dusB gene encoding tRNA dihydrouridine synthase DusB — MSQTTEKPFQIGDIVMDNRVVLAPMAGICNSAFRLTVKEFGAGLVYAEMISDKGIVSKNEKTLGMLYIDERENPLSLQIFGGDKTTLVEAAKYVDENTTADIIDINMGCPVNKIIKCEAGARLLLDPNKVYEMVAAVVDAVKKPVSVKMRIGWDDEHVFAVENAQAVERAGASAVAVHGRTRVQMYEGKANWDIIRQVKENVNIPVLGNGDVESPQDAKRMLDTTGVDAVMIGRAALGNPWMIYRTVQYLETGELKDEPGVREKMDVCLLHFERLMQLKGESVAVREMRKHASWYLKGIRGNGKARSAINQTETATELRAILNGIVQEYEQRESEIYVPEQKEIII, encoded by the coding sequence TTGAGTCAGACAACTGAAAAGCCGTTTCAAATTGGCGATATTGTCATGGACAACCGTGTCGTATTAGCACCAATGGCTGGTATCTGTAACTCTGCTTTTCGATTAACGGTGAAAGAATTCGGAGCAGGGCTAGTATATGCAGAAATGATTAGTGATAAAGGGATTGTTAGTAAAAACGAAAAGACGTTAGGTATGCTATATATTGACGAACGTGAAAATCCCCTTTCCCTACAAATTTTTGGTGGAGATAAAACGACACTTGTAGAAGCGGCGAAGTATGTAGACGAAAATACAACTGCCGATATTATTGATATTAATATGGGCTGTCCAGTCAATAAAATAATTAAGTGTGAAGCAGGTGCGCGTTTACTGCTAGATCCAAACAAAGTTTACGAAATGGTAGCTGCGGTTGTTGATGCGGTGAAAAAGCCAGTCAGTGTAAAAATGCGTATTGGGTGGGACGATGAACATGTCTTTGCTGTGGAAAATGCGCAGGCTGTGGAACGTGCCGGCGCTTCAGCAGTAGCGGTTCATGGTCGTACACGTGTGCAAATGTACGAAGGAAAAGCAAATTGGGATATTATTCGTCAAGTAAAGGAAAATGTCAATATCCCTGTGCTTGGCAATGGTGATGTTGAATCGCCCCAAGATGCAAAGCGTATGCTAGATACAACAGGGGTGGATGCTGTAATGATCGGACGAGCAGCATTAGGTAATCCGTGGATGATTTATCGTACAGTTCAGTATTTGGAAACAGGAGAGTTAAAAGACGAGCCTGGCGTTCGTGAAAAAATGGATGTATGTTTATTGCACTTTGAACGCCTAATGCAATTAAAAGGAGAGAGTGTGGCTGTGCGCGAAATGCGTAAGCATGCATCGTGGTATTTAAAAGGTATTCGTGGTAACGGTAAAGCTCGCAGTGCTATTAACCAAACCGAAACAGCAACAGAATTACGTGCTATATTAAATGGTATTGTGCAAGAATATGAGCAACGTGAGTCTGAAATTTATGTACCAGAGCAAAAAGAAATTATCATATAA
- the folP gene encoding dihydropteroate synthase codes for MLENYTTTLTINGITLDYNSETFIMGILNVTPDSFSDGGKYNSVEAAVEQAKKMVAEGAKIIDVGGESTRPGYERISDEDEIARIVPVIQALVAEVPAIISVDTYKAKVARAAIEAGAHIINDIWGAKSEPTIAEVAAELNVPIILMHNRENKDYGSNFWATAKADLEQSIAIAKKAGVQDSHIILDPGIGFAKTTAQNIAMMQHLADLVNMGYPVLLATSRKSMIGNVLQLPVEERIEGTCATVVYGIEKGCHLIRVHDVKEMARAAHMADVLVGKRIYKEEA; via the coding sequence ATGCTAGAAAACTATACAACTACGTTAACAATTAATGGGATTACTTTAGATTATAACAGTGAAACATTTATTATGGGTATTTTAAATGTCACGCCAGACTCTTTTTCAGATGGTGGGAAATACAATAGCGTTGAGGCCGCTGTAGAGCAGGCTAAAAAGATGGTTGCTGAAGGTGCGAAAATTATTGATGTTGGCGGTGAATCGACACGCCCTGGTTATGAGCGTATTTCTGATGAAGATGAAATTGCGCGCATTGTTCCGGTTATTCAGGCACTAGTAGCGGAAGTACCAGCTATTATTTCGGTTGATACGTATAAAGCAAAAGTAGCGCGTGCGGCGATTGAAGCGGGTGCTCATATTATTAATGATATTTGGGGTGCCAAATCAGAACCTACCATTGCAGAAGTTGCTGCGGAACTAAATGTACCGATTATTTTAATGCATAATCGCGAAAACAAAGATTATGGAAGTAATTTTTGGGCAACAGCCAAAGCGGATTTAGAACAGAGTATTGCTATTGCGAAGAAGGCTGGTGTGCAAGATTCTCATATTATATTGGATCCAGGCATTGGTTTTGCTAAAACAACAGCTCAAAATATTGCAATGATGCAGCATCTAGCGGATTTAGTGAATATGGGATACCCTGTGTTATTAGCAACCTCGCGTAAGTCAATGATTGGCAATGTATTGCAGCTTCCTGTAGAAGAACGGATTGAAGGAACATGTGCAACTGTTGTTTATGGCATTGAAAAAGGCTGTCATCTAATCCGTGTGCACGATGTGAAAGAAATGGCTCGTGCTGCACACATGGCTGATGTGTTAGTAGGTAAACGTATTTACAAGGAGGAAGCGTAA
- the pabA gene encoding aminodeoxychorismate/anthranilate synthase component II, with the protein MILMIDNYDSFTYNLVQYFGEFGHELIVKRNDSLTIADIEKLAPDMIVISPGPCSPNEAGESLNIIRYFAGNIPILGVCLGHQAIAQVFGGHVIRAERLMHGKTSPVLHAENGLHAGMPNPFQATRYHSLIVEKESLPACFDVTAWTAEGEIMGIRHKEYPIEGVQYHPESIMTEQGKKLLRHFIELYVEGAK; encoded by the coding sequence ATGATTTTAATGATTGATAACTATGATTCTTTTACATATAATCTTGTGCAGTATTTTGGAGAATTTGGACATGAGTTAATTGTGAAAAGAAATGATTCGCTAACAATTGCGGATATTGAAAAACTTGCGCCCGATATGATTGTGATTTCTCCTGGACCTTGTAGTCCGAACGAAGCTGGTGAAAGTCTAAACATCATTCGATATTTCGCGGGAAATATTCCTATTTTAGGGGTGTGTCTTGGACATCAAGCAATAGCTCAAGTTTTTGGGGGGCATGTTATTCGTGCAGAACGTTTAATGCATGGTAAAACGTCTCCGGTGTTGCATGCTGAAAATGGTCTACATGCAGGTATGCCCAATCCATTTCAAGCAACACGATATCATTCGCTTATTGTGGAAAAAGAAAGCTTACCAGCCTGTTTTGATGTGACAGCTTGGACCGCGGAAGGAGAAATTATGGGGATTCGACATAAAGAGTATCCAATCGAAGGAGTTCAATATCATCCAGAATCTATTATGACGGAACAGGGGAAAAAGCTTCTACGTCATTTTATCGAATTGTATGTAGAAGGAGCGAAATAA
- the pabC gene encoding aminodeoxychorismate lyase yields MQCWLNGTYVTAEELRISPFDHGFLYGLGFFETLRTYNGKVLFWEAHMERLQAALTQFHIHMPYTQQDLLAVIEQLNLAAGGQDGYFRLNVSAGEHSIGLQPSEYTQPNVIVFRKELPDTPRGKEKTAQWLEVRRNTPEGTLRVKSHHYGNNVLGRFEMSSLAMQEGFFLTEEGYVAEGVTSNIFWVKDDILYTPSLEAGILPGITRAWILEHAQSVGMEIREGLFTKNDVEQGSECFITNSVQELVPICKLEDIQLLGNKGPIYLRLHEAFIKEVEQQ; encoded by the coding sequence ATGCAGTGCTGGTTGAACGGGACCTATGTAACAGCGGAGGAATTGCGAATCTCACCATTTGACCATGGTTTTTTATATGGCTTAGGTTTTTTCGAGACGTTGCGTACTTACAATGGGAAGGTATTATTTTGGGAAGCGCATATGGAACGATTACAAGCGGCACTTACGCAGTTCCATATTCACATGCCTTATACACAACAGGATTTACTAGCTGTTATTGAACAACTAAATTTAGCCGCCGGTGGGCAAGATGGTTATTTTCGTTTAAATGTATCTGCTGGGGAGCACAGTATAGGCTTGCAACCGAGCGAGTATACACAACCCAATGTGATCGTCTTTCGGAAAGAGTTGCCTGATACTCCTCGTGGTAAGGAAAAAACAGCGCAATGGTTAGAGGTAAGACGAAATACTCCTGAAGGTACTTTGCGTGTTAAATCGCATCATTATGGCAATAACGTTTTAGGGAGGTTTGAAATGTCCTCTTTAGCCATGCAGGAAGGTTTCTTTTTAACAGAGGAGGGCTATGTGGCTGAAGGTGTCACTTCAAATATATTTTGGGTGAAAGATGATATACTATATACGCCTTCTTTAGAAGCGGGTATTTTACCTGGTATTACGAGAGCGTGGATACTAGAACATGCGCAATCAGTAGGTATGGAAATACGAGAAGGTTTATTTACTAAAAACGATGTGGAGCAAGGGAGCGAATGTTTTATTACAAACTCTGTGCAAGAGCTTGTTCCGATTTGCAAGTTAGAAGATATTCAGTTGTTAGGCAATAAAGGACCGATTTATTTACGTTTACATGAGGCGTTTATCAAAGAGGTGGAACAACAATAG
- a CDS encoding anthranilate synthase component I family protein: protein MDADAFFYSYKKQTTDEKAHVFLESGRGGHYSIAAWQPLATAQSIAGGLLIEWRDGAREMLYGEPLDLLEQLVANYQLTYDAKLPVFQGGAIGFVSYDYARKIEELPELATDDLKVPDIYFYLFDCWAVHDVKTNEVTFMKLANCDVNLEERAHTWQVAAQEGLQLRKFEKTNAVEVVNDESELLVSFAGTDFEAAVKKIQSYIAQGDVFQVNLSVRQSKKLNATAMDVYEALRTFNPSPYMAYIEAPEFAVVSGSPELLVKRHGKELSTRPIAGTRPRGKSDEQDIALAQELIDNEKERAEHVMLVDLERNDLGRVSTYGTVEVDEFMVIERYSHVMHIVSNVRGELAEGKTNADVVRAMFPGGTITGAPKIRTMEIIEELEPVRRGLYTGSIGWLGYTGDMELNIVIRTAFVKDGMAHIQAGAGIVIDSVPEREYQESLNKAKAMWQAKAMAEERAK, encoded by the coding sequence ATGGACGCAGACGCGTTTTTTTATAGCTATAAAAAGCAAACGACAGATGAAAAAGCCCATGTATTTTTAGAGAGTGGACGTGGGGGGCACTATTCGATCGCTGCTTGGCAGCCATTAGCAACTGCTCAATCAATTGCGGGTGGTTTGCTTATTGAGTGGAGAGATGGCGCTCGCGAAATGTTATACGGGGAGCCACTTGATTTATTAGAACAGTTAGTAGCGAACTATCAATTAACTTATGATGCTAAACTGCCTGTTTTCCAAGGAGGCGCAATCGGTTTTGTGTCATACGATTACGCACGGAAAATTGAGGAGCTGCCAGAACTAGCAACAGATGATTTAAAGGTGCCAGATATTTATTTTTATTTATTTGATTGTTGGGCAGTACATGATGTTAAGACAAATGAAGTAACGTTTATGAAGTTAGCTAACTGTGATGTGAACCTTGAAGAGCGAGCACATACTTGGCAAGTAGCGGCACAGGAAGGTTTGCAGTTAAGAAAGTTCGAAAAGACAAATGCTGTTGAAGTGGTAAATGATGAAAGTGAGCTGCTTGTGTCATTTGCAGGAACGGACTTTGAAGCTGCTGTGAAGAAAATTCAAAGCTATATAGCACAAGGTGATGTGTTTCAAGTGAATTTATCAGTCCGTCAATCGAAAAAACTAAATGCTACAGCAATGGATGTTTATGAAGCGTTACGTACCTTTAATCCTTCGCCATATATGGCGTATATTGAAGCCCCTGAATTTGCGGTTGTGTCGGGTTCGCCAGAGCTATTGGTGAAACGCCATGGTAAGGAGTTATCAACACGACCAATAGCAGGAACGCGTCCGAGAGGAAAGTCTGACGAACAAGACATTGCGTTAGCTCAGGAGTTAATTGATAACGAGAAGGAGCGAGCAGAACATGTGATGCTCGTTGATTTAGAACGTAATGACCTAGGGAGAGTATCCACGTACGGTACAGTGGAGGTCGATGAGTTTATGGTCATTGAACGCTATTCACATGTCATGCATATTGTGTCAAATGTCCGTGGCGAACTAGCTGAAGGAAAGACCAATGCGGATGTTGTTCGAGCGATGTTCCCAGGTGGGACGATTACAGGCGCACCTAAAATTCGTACGATGGAAATTATTGAAGAATTAGAACCAGTCCGTCGAGGGTTATATACGGGTTCCATCGGCTGGTTAGGCTATACAGGAGATATGGAATTGAATATTGTAATACGAACAGCATTTGTTAAAGATGGAATGGCCCATATCCAAGCTGGTGCAGGAATTGTCATTGATTCTGTTCCGGAAAGAGAATACCAAGAATCTTTAAATAAAGCAAAAGCTATGTGGCAGGCTAAGGCAATGGCAGAGGAGCGAGCAAAATGA
- the folB gene encoding dihydroneopterin aldolase gives MDYIHLKDMQFYGYHGVLAAETTLGQRFRANVSLAVDMTKAGDTDDLTYTVNYAEVYALCRDIVEGEPFKLIEALVAKIANSILSAYPDKVKGVRVELIKPDPPIHGYYKEVSVEITRGDF, from the coding sequence ATGGACTATATTCATTTAAAGGACATGCAGTTTTATGGCTATCATGGTGTTTTAGCAGCAGAAACAACACTTGGTCAACGCTTCCGCGCCAATGTTTCACTAGCGGTTGATATGACTAAAGCGGGTGACACAGATGATTTAACGTATACAGTGAATTATGCTGAAGTGTATGCGCTTTGTCGTGATATCGTTGAGGGCGAGCCTTTTAAACTAATTGAAGCCCTTGTTGCGAAAATCGCTAATAGTATTCTCTCTGCATATCCTGACAAGGTCAAAGGTGTACGAGTTGAGCTGATTAAACCAGATCCGCCAATCCATGGTTATTACAAAGAAGTTTCAGTTGAGATAACTAGAGGTGACTTCTAA
- the folK gene encoding 2-amino-4-hydroxy-6-hydroxymethyldihydropteridine diphosphokinase yields the protein MNDVYISIGTNIGERYENLQRAIELLMEKDQIEVMRISSIYETAAVGFTDQADFLNIAVYIRTSSSSCEMLKICQSVENELGRVREFRWGPRIIDLDILLYNHENIETESLLVPHPRMYERAFVLVPLIEITPTPSGEQLQRAHETLQQMNWQEEGVTLWKQSADTRLMPSMK from the coding sequence ATGAATGACGTATATATATCAATTGGCACCAATATTGGTGAACGTTATGAAAACCTTCAGCGTGCAATTGAACTTTTGATGGAAAAAGACCAGATAGAGGTTATGCGTATATCTTCTATCTATGAAACTGCAGCTGTAGGCTTTACTGACCAAGCAGATTTTTTAAATATCGCTGTATATATTAGAACAAGCAGTTCTTCTTGTGAAATGCTAAAGATTTGTCAGTCAGTAGAGAATGAGCTAGGTCGTGTTCGGGAGTTTCGATGGGGGCCTCGAATCATCGACCTTGACATTCTACTCTACAATCACGAAAATATTGAAACAGAGAGCTTACTTGTGCCACACCCAAGAATGTATGAACGAGCTTTCGTGTTAGTACCATTAATAGAAATTACGCCTACCCCATCTGGAGAGCAATTGCAAAGAGCACACGAAACGCTGCAACAGATGAATTGGCAAGAGGAAGGCGTAACACTATGGAAGCAATCGGCGGATACGAGATTGATGCCGTCTATGAAATAA
- the cysK gene encoding cysteine synthase A yields the protein MSRLANSVAELVGKTPIVKLNHATGENEGTVYVKLEYFNPGSSVKDRLALAMIEAAEKDGTLKPGGTIIEPTSGNTGIGLAMIAAAKGYKAILVMPETMSLERRNLLRAYGADLVLTPGPAGMKGAISKAEELSAEHGYFLPQQFTNPANAVVHRLTTGPEIVEAFDGLKLDGFVAGVGTGGTITGAGSVLKEKYPEIEIIAVEPKDSPVLSGGQPGPHKIQGIGAGFVPSVLDTDVYSSVFPVENEIAFEVARKVAREEGILCGISSGAAIYAAIETAKRLGKGSNVLAIVPSNGERYLSTPLYQFED from the coding sequence ATGAGTAGATTAGCGAACTCAGTAGCTGAATTAGTTGGTAAAACACCAATTGTAAAATTAAATCATGCAACAGGTGAAAATGAAGGTACTGTATATGTTAAATTAGAGTATTTTAACCCAGGGAGCTCAGTAAAAGACCGTTTAGCGTTGGCGATGATTGAAGCTGCTGAAAAAGACGGAACGTTAAAACCAGGTGGTACGATTATTGAACCTACTTCTGGTAATACAGGAATTGGATTAGCAATGATTGCTGCAGCTAAGGGCTATAAAGCAATCTTAGTAATGCCAGAAACAATGAGTTTAGAGCGCCGTAATTTACTGCGTGCTTATGGTGCTGATCTAGTATTAACACCTGGACCAGCAGGCATGAAAGGTGCCATTTCAAAGGCGGAAGAGTTATCTGCAGAGCACGGATACTTTTTACCACAGCAATTCACTAACCCAGCAAACGCAGTTGTTCACCGTTTAACAACAGGGCCAGAAATCGTGGAAGCTTTTGACGGCTTGAAATTAGATGGATTTGTTGCTGGTGTTGGTACAGGTGGTACAATTACTGGTGCTGGTAGCGTATTAAAAGAGAAGTACCCAGAAATTGAAATTATTGCTGTTGAGCCAAAAGATTCTCCAGTACTTTCAGGAGGTCAACCAGGTCCGCATAAAATCCAAGGGATTGGTGCTGGATTCGTACCTTCTGTTTTAGATACGGACGTTTATTCTTCAGTATTCCCTGTAGAAAATGAAATTGCCTTTGAAGTAGCACGTAAAGTAGCGCGTGAAGAGGGTATTCTATGCGGTATTTCTTCAGGTGCAGCGATCTATGCAGCAATTGAGACAGCAAAACGCTTAGGTAAGGGCTCAAATGTTCTTGCAATCGTACCTTCAAATGGTGAGCGTTACCTATCTACACCTTTATACCAATTTGAAGACTAA
- the lysS gene encoding lysine--tRNA ligase yields MKQVSNIEELNDQLLVRRQKMTAIQENGQDPFGSRFERTHLSTEVREQFADQTKEQLEENLQEVIIAGRIMTKRGKGKAGFAHIQDLGGQIQIYVRQDHVGEEAYDLFKQADLGDIVGVRGNVFRTQVGELSVKAEGFTFLTKALRPMPEKFHGLQDVEQRYRQRYLDLMTNEDSKKTFITRSKIIRAIRNYLDNAGYLEVETPMLHTIAGGAAARPFITHHNALDMELYMRIAIELHLKRLIVGGLEKVYEIGRVFRNEGISTRHNPEFTMIELYEAYADYKDIMSLTENLIAHVAQEVLGTTSVQYGEDEINLAVGWRRVHMVDAVKEATGVDFWQPMTKEQAQALAKEHGVEVKAAHEVGHIINEFFEQKVEETLVQPTFVFGHPVEISPLAKKNPEDERFTDRFELFIVRREHANAFTELNDPIDQRERFEAQLAEKEAGNDEAHEMDNDFIEALEYGMPPTGGLGIGIDRLIMLLTNSPSIRDVLLFPTMRHITK; encoded by the coding sequence GTGAAACAAGTGTCAAACATAGAAGAGTTAAATGATCAGCTATTGGTGAGACGTCAAAAAATGACTGCTATTCAAGAGAACGGTCAAGATCCATTTGGTAGTCGATTTGAGCGTACACATCTTTCTACAGAAGTGCGCGAACAATTTGCAGATCAAACAAAAGAACAGCTAGAAGAAAACCTACAAGAAGTAATTATCGCAGGTCGTATTATGACAAAGCGCGGTAAAGGGAAAGCTGGCTTTGCACATATTCAAGATTTAGGTGGACAAATTCAAATTTACGTTCGTCAGGATCATGTTGGTGAAGAAGCTTATGACTTATTTAAACAAGCTGACCTTGGTGATATCGTAGGTGTACGTGGTAACGTATTCCGTACGCAAGTGGGAGAGCTTTCAGTGAAGGCTGAAGGATTTACGTTCCTAACAAAAGCGCTACGTCCTATGCCTGAAAAATTCCATGGCTTACAAGATGTAGAACAACGATACCGTCAACGTTATTTAGATTTAATGACAAACGAAGATAGCAAAAAAACATTTATTACGCGTTCTAAAATTATCCGCGCAATTCGTAACTATTTAGATAATGCAGGCTACTTAGAAGTAGAAACACCAATGCTTCATACAATTGCTGGTGGTGCAGCGGCTCGTCCGTTTATTACTCACCATAATGCACTTGATATGGAACTATACATGCGTATTGCTATCGAGTTGCACCTAAAACGTTTAATCGTGGGTGGACTAGAAAAAGTTTATGAGATTGGCCGTGTATTCCGTAACGAAGGTATCTCTACTCGTCACAATCCGGAGTTCACAATGATTGAGCTGTACGAAGCATATGCAGACTACAAAGATATCATGTCATTAACAGAAAACTTAATTGCCCATGTAGCACAAGAAGTTCTTGGCACAACATCCGTACAATACGGTGAAGATGAAATTAACCTTGCTGTAGGTTGGAGACGTGTTCATATGGTAGATGCAGTTAAAGAAGCTACAGGCGTTGATTTCTGGCAGCCAATGACGAAGGAACAAGCGCAAGCACTTGCAAAAGAACACGGGGTAGAAGTCAAAGCGGCGCATGAAGTCGGTCATATTATTAATGAATTCTTCGAGCAAAAAGTAGAAGAAACACTAGTGCAGCCAACTTTTGTATTCGGTCACCCTGTAGAAATCTCTCCTTTAGCGAAGAAAAACCCAGAAGACGAGCGTTTCACAGATCGTTTTGAGCTGTTTATCGTACGTCGTGAGCATGCGAATGCATTCACAGAGCTTAATGATCCAATCGATCAACGTGAACGCTTTGAGGCGCAACTAGCTGAAAAAGAGGCGGGCAATGACGAAGCACACGAAATGGATAATGACTTTATTGAAGCTTTAGAATACGGTATGCCGCCAACAGGTGGATTAGGTATTGGTATTGACCGTCTAATCATGCTTCTTACAAACTCACCATCAATTCGTGATGTACTATTATTCCCAACAATGCGTCATATAACGAAATAA